TAACATATTCTTTTTTTGAGAAGAGAAGAAATCTTTTCTATTTAACGCTAAATGGATTCTTGCAAAGGGATGTTTTGGCAGCCTAAATAAAAAATTTTTTGATAAGTTGTCCTGCTACCTTTAGGAGGGACAGGGTGGCAGGATAATTTATATCATCCCTGACATAACGATGAATTACCGCCAGCTGAATTATTTTCCAACATTTCATTTTGATAACCGAAATTTCATGTTGGCTAATAATTTAAGTATTCATGGAAATTTGAACGCAGATATTATTTTCATGATGTTTTCTACCAACTTGGAAATGATTCTAACTCCTTCCTAGATATCCTCGCCATTTTTTCAAGCCATTTTGCGTTGCTTATCTGACCTGTTTCCCATTGATTAACACATCCGAGATGTTATTAACGTCTTTATCAGAAACGTAGGGTGTCCCTATGCAGAATTTCTTCTGAAGAATAACTCATCAGTATTTTTCAGAAAGTCAAAAGTAAGATTTTCAATTTTTAAACTCTACCGTATGTGCGTAATATCTGACATAGTGTTTTATTGCGTGACGTGAGGATGTAGAAGTCTTGCGGTTGCAGAAGCGAATCGACTTCAAGATCATGAGGATTTCATATCAGGTGTTTCTTCAAAGAGTCGATGCATTGATAATGCAGCACCGGGGGCTACTCTTTGTTTGGCCGGAAGTACTGGTGGTAGATCCGATGAGCGAAACTGCTGTGTTAATGTGTGAGACGACAGAATTATTTTAATTCCGAACTATTGGATTTATAGGATGTTCTTTCAATTTTTTTGTTAGTTTTAAAATTACACGGCTGTTGCATCTCAGAGTCGCTACTTAATTGAACTGGAGTTAGAGCAACGCAGAGTTTCGTTTATCTCAGGAAACGTAGTTACTGCGTCATGAGGGATATTTAGTTAATCACAAGTACGTTGAGCGAAGCTGTAAATCCAACCCCTGACCGTAAAATGCAGATAACGTCAAAGAAGTCTTGCAACATACTACTTTCCTTTGTTGCACTTGGAAGTGCCAAATTTGACATGTTTTAAGTATTGGTACAGGGATGTCTTATACATACGAAGGGTAATAGACCATATAGAATTTATTCTGCAATCAACACTTAGTTATTTTGACCTACTCAATTTCCTTGATATTTTTTTGAACGGAAATATTGATAACGATAAATATGGCATTATTAGATGTGGCTCTCTGTAGAATCTTATGGTAGGTCAGGAAATTTAATAAAGTAAGTACTTATGATGTTAACCGGATAAGTTGTGAAAAAAAGCCGTACCCTGTCATATCTATCAGTGGTGCGGCCTAAGTACATCAATTGAAGATAAAATTTTTAAATTATGTAGTTGTATAAATACAGTTCACTTCATTGGCTTTTTGAGCTTTTATAAGAAATGAAGGCTACAGCAAAATTGTTAATTTTATTCATTGTTTTTTCTACAACAGGAGTAATGATAAGCCTCAGCTTTGGTTCAATAAATATTGAAATAGCTAATGATAGAACAAACATCGCTGATAGTGCAGATATCAGGCAGTTAGTCTGAGATATTCCAAAAGACGATAATTTCCCCATCAATGCAGAACCAACAAGTTGATGGATAAGATACAAAGGATAAGTCGATAGCCCTAAAATCCTGACTATTTTTCCTCCACCTTTGCCAATTACTTCTGCAACATATTCATTAAATTCCACTGATAAGTAAATGAATAACGAGGATAAAAGCCACAAAAATACACCAAGATAACTATCTGTGCCATGCAATGAGTGGAATACAAGTATGCAACTGCCAACTAAACCGCATACAATTCCATAGCATCTTATCTTGGTAAGTCCATTATAAAGCAATCCATAAAGGAAATAACCAAAACCAAACTCACATGCGTTAACGATAAGAGATAGCTGGAAGGGTCTTGATTGCGATAACCAACCCAAATCAGGTCGATAGATAAAAATAAAATAGCAAAATAATGTGCTTGCAGTAGTTAGTATAGTCATTACATATTCAATTTTATTGAAAGCATTAATGGCTATAACGGCAAAAATTATAAAGTAAAATGAACATTCAATGCCTAATGTCCAATACGTTCCATCAATATGATCTCCGATTGGTATGAACAAAACACTGCGAACCCACGAGAGAATCACTTCTACACTACTGCGGTGGTCAACAGCAAGAGCAACAACTAATGTTATTGAAGCACAAATCCACGCAGCAGGGAATAGGCGTAGTATTCTGCTACGAACAAACTTTGCAGCACTCGCACCTTGTGCACTATATGCAATAACGAAACCAGAAATCACAAAGAAAATATCAACGCCCACACGCCCAGCACTAGTTATTCCTTCAGCCCAGGGAAAATCAAAACTTCCATTGGTTATTTTATATGCCGTGAAGCCCGGTACCCCAATCCAGTAACTCAGATGAAATAACATCACGTATGCAGCACATAGAAATCGAATTATATCAATTCCATATATCGGCTTGGGTTTTGTAAGAGTCATTAATTCACCGCCATAAATTAAATACATGAGGCCAGTCACATTCTCATTTTGGAAATGTGGCTCGTTATCGTATCACAATGTTTGATACTCCATTTTTATTATTAGGCGTCATATCCATGACTATTTACTAGGCTAATGGCTTTGCTTAATAAACGTGTTGCATCCTACTTTTATTTTCGATGCTTTCCTGAATAATATGACGTTTTCTCAACCCTTGTACGTACACATGAGAAAATACCAAACAGAAGAGAAATGATGTTGAAAATAGCTGAAGGCTAGCTAATGTGTATGAGGTAAATGCCCATATTACTAATAGCGCGCACAGGAGTACTCTGTTTTTATTCCTGTTTAAAAATACATAGGTGGCCATCCATATGAACGATGCTGCAAAGAAAAACCCTGAGAATAGACCAAATGCAGAGCGTGCTAGTCTGAATTCATTCTCCATATAAGCCTGGCCACCAACGCCAAAGAGACTTAACATAGGATCACTTGACATAATTTTATTCAACTGATCATATTGAATTTCCCTCATCTGGAGGGTATCAAGGTTTGCCTGATTTGCCATCTCAGGATGAATTAAAGCATTAATTTTGTTTGTTGCTATATAAACCATGTCTGTGAAAAATGTTGGGTTAGTCAAATACTGTTCCATCGCAATGAGAAGCAGGAATGGACCGATAATTGCTATATAGCTCGTAGTTTTAAGTGGCTTTCTGAACACAGATAGAATTAATATCAAAGCCATTGTTACCATTGCTGTGCCTGTATTCTGGGCTACTATTCCGAGTAGTAAGCAAGCCATCTTAATATTGAAGGTTATAAGATTTTTTTGCTTCACCACAAAGATAAGGCAGAAAATTGCAAAACAAATCATCTGGCCATCCATTGTAGGATAACCCACTCCCATTCTACCCCAATCTCTGAAGTCTGGCTTGAATAAAGGAAAGCCAAAAAGATATATAGGGATAGTGATGACAGAATAGATTGCAGCAAGAGTTATAACAAGCTGTATTCCTTTCTCTGTGATTGATATGTTGTTTCTCGCATAAGTAAGAAAGGAAAGGAATATTATTGAAAAAAGAATGTGTTTATAGACAGATGAATATTTATTTGCATAAATCTGAAGCGCACCAACTTTGAAATCTTCTATGTGATTAAAAAGTGTTACAGGTATGTTTATTATTGCAAATGCAGATACTAGCAGAAAAGGTAATGCAAGTTTTATATCCTGTTTTTTTACGGTCTTAAGAAGTGGGAGGCAAAGGAGTATAAATAAATTAAGACCAAGCTCCCTGAAAGGAGACACTAGGTCTGAAATGATAAGGTTACTCCTCATCCCATCAAAAACTATAAAAAAAACCAGGAAAAAGAATATGCACCTATGTAGAGTGCTAACACGCAGTGTCATGATCGTTAACCGGTTAAATTGCTGATTTGTAAATGCTACATTACCAGATAATTAGCGTCAATAGCATGTTGCCTATTGGAACTTTCTTAAACAACTTATAGGGATTTGTCCTATGCGTGTAAGTCAATTATCCATGAATAAACAGGTGATTAATAAAAATAGGCGGGATTTTATATTTAAGGTAATTCTTATGTCTAGTGCGTCTTCATTGCTCCCTGGCTTTGCTTTCTAGCTAGCTAGGCTGCTTTCCTTTACGGCGAAAATTCAGTTTCAGCAGGCAGTAAATCCGGTGGACTCTTTTATGGTTCCAGGAATTGCCTTGTCTGCGGAGTATCTGAAAAAGTTTATTAAATCCATACCGTGGATAGCGCTCAGCCGCTACACGTCAGCGCCACAATCACTGGCTCATCACGCAGTGTATCCGGCTGGTAAAGAAATACCGTACCTGCTCAGCGATAACATCCTGCATGCCCGGCGTATGCTCATCGCAAACTGGGTGGTCACATAGCTGACGAGCTCACGTTTTATCGCTGGTTTTAAAGCGTTTTTTCGATGACGTCTTTTAACGCACGATTTTCCAGACTCAGATCAGCAAACATTTGTTTCAGCCGGCGGTTTTCGTCCTCAGGATCCTTCATCTTTTTGATATCAGAGGCTTCCATACCGCCATACTTCACTTTCCAGTTGTAATAGCTGGCCTCAGAAATACCGGCTTCACGGCAGACATCCTTGACGGTGCGTCCGGCTTCGACAGACTTCAGAACGGCAATGATCTGGTGTTCGGTGAATCGGGCTTTACGCATGGCGATCTCCTCAGGAAGACATAATCAGTATGTCGGAAGATCTCTAAAAGTGAATGGGCCGGTTTACAGGGATGCTTACACTGGCCGGAACATACTGGCCATCTTATGCGTGGGGGTCCACTGCGGTCTTCACGTTGCTCATTATCTGGCTGGCCGCCCGGATGAAATAAATGCTTCTCCTCATCGACCACTGCAGACGAATAACGCCAGATATAAGCTGACGGCCCACGCAGGCGAGGAAAAAAATGTTACACGTTTGGATTCTGGCTGGGTTGCGGCAGGCCGCAGAAGATCAGTAAAGCGTAGGTCTGTAAGGCTACAGGTCCGCGATCCAGCATCGATTTCCCCAGTTTTCTGGTTCCAGCCGACAGGTGAAGAAGTACAAAAACGCGGTCACTGATACTTTTTTTGCATAACAGAAATGACAATTCATCAATCGTAACCGAGGTGAAACAATTAGAGTGCTTAAAAAGGAGAAAATATGCGTACCCGAAATTTATCTCAAAACCTTACTGTCAGTTCTGTCGGCTATGGAGCCATGGGGCTGAGCGAATTTTATGGCCAGACAGACGATCAGGCCTCCCTGCAACTGTTACATAAGCTCATCGATTTGAATATCACGTTCATTGATACCGCGAACCTTTACGGGCGGGGCCACAATGAGCGCCTGATTGGTCACTTTCTTGCCGGGCTGGATAAGACGACGCGTGAGCAGTTCAAAATTGCCACGAAATGTGGAATCGATCGCTCACCCGACGAGTCATATGCCCGTACCATTAACAACCAGCCTGACTATATCACTCGCTGCTGTAATGAGTCCCTCAAAAGACTGGGTGTTGAGCGAATCGATTTGTTCTATCTGCACCGGGTCAGTCAGGCCACTCCCATTGAAGAGAGTATGGAATGCCTGAGCCGTCTCGTCAGTGAAGGTAAGATCAACCACATCGGCCTCTGTGAGGTCTCCGCTCCCACTCTGCGACGGGCCCATGCAGTACACCCGCTTACCGCGCTGCAGACAGAATATTCATTGTGGACACGCGATATTGAAGATGAAATCCTTCCGGCATTGAAAGAGCTGGGCATCGGCCTGGTGCCTTACTCTCCCTTGGGAAGAGGCTTCCTGACCGGAAAATACCGCAAAAACAGTGATTTTGGGGAAGGGGATTTCCGTAAAAATAATGAGCGATTCATTCAGTCCAGCCTCGATCATAACGCCCAGCTTCTTGACGTTATCGAACCGCTGGCTGAAAAATACAGCTGTACCACGGGGCAGGTTGCGCTGGCCTGGCTGCTGGCGCAGTACGACAGGCTGGTTCCTATTCCCGGAACCAAGCACACCTGTTATCTGACTGAGAATGCCCGGGCGGCAGATATTCTTCTGGAGAGCTCAGATATTGCCTTGCTGAACGATATTCACCAGCGCGTTGAGATCTGGGGCGGCCGTTACTCTGAGGAAGGCATGAAAGGCGTTAATGCCTGAAATCACCGGGCATAAAAAAACCGGGCAATGCCCGGTTTTTTCTTTTCAGCGCCGCAGCATGGTTGATTTTCTCAGCGGTATACGCTCAGCGCCACACCTTCGCCGCCGCCCACGCATAATGCCGCTACGCCACGCGTGGCATTATTGCGTACGAGGCTATGGACAAGCGTTACCAGGATGCGGCATCCGGACGACCCGATAGCATGGCCGAGCGCAATTGCCCCGCCGTAAGGATTAATGCGTTCCGGTAATATACCTGTACGGCTGATGACTGCCAGCGCCTGAGCTGCAAATGCTTCATTTGACTCAAGATGTTCAACGTCTTCTGGTTTCCAGCCCGATCGGGCAAGGCAGTCTGCAATCGCCTGTACCGGCGCGGCGCCCATTAATGCCGGCCTGATACCCGAGTTGGCGAATTTACCCAGCGAGGCGAGAACCTGCAGCCCTCTTGCCGCTGCCGTTTCCCGGGTGCAGAGAAGGACTGCAGCAGCTCCATCGTTAAGCGAAGATGCATTCCCTGCGGTTACCGTACCGTCCTTTCTGAACACGGGCTTCAGTTGCCCCAGTTTTTTAATAGTGGTTTTACGGGGGCCTTCATCCGTATCGACCCGCAGGGTCTCGCCTTTTCTGTTCTGCCATTCCACAGGGACAATTTCACGTGCAAAAACGCCCTGCTCCTGCGCGCTTAACGCCTTCATATGGGATAAAAGCGCGAATTCATCCTGCGCTTCACGGCTGATACAAAATTCATCCGCAACATTTTCGGCGGTCACTCCCATATGATTATTGTCAAATGCGTCCCAGAGTCCGTCAGACACCAGGCTGTCCTTCAGATTACTGTCACCCAGCCGCATTCCGGTACGCGACGACATCAGGATATGCGGTGCGCTGGACATGCTTTCCTGACCGCCGGCGATAACAAATTCTGCCTCCCCCGCCAGAAGCGCCTGCATGCCCAGATGAACCGACTTGAGGCCTGATCCGCAGACCTTATTAATGGTCAGGCACTGCGTCTCAACCGGCAGTCCGGCATTCAGCGCGGACTGCCGTGCAGGATTCTGGCCGCAGCCTGCGGTCAAAACCTGTCCCATAATAACCTGTGAAATTTCACCGGCCTTCACGCCCGAGTCTTCAAGAAGCGCATTAATGACGCAGCTCCCCAGCGCGACTGCGGAATGATCGGACAGGGAGCCCATAAATGCGCCTGTTGCCGTGCGCTTTGCAGAAACGATCACAACTTCATTCATAAGTTTTTCCCTTAAGGCCGGGTAAAGTATGGCCGGTTGCCGCCATTGCAGCGCGGTAGGCTGTCAGGCCGTTCATGCATGCCGGTACGCCGGCGTAAACGGCCATCTGTATTACGATTTCAAGCAGCTCTTCAGGGGTAACGCCGGTGTTAAGCGCTGCTCTCATGTGCAACTCAAGCTGGGGCATGGCGTTACCCAGCGTCACGAGCGATGCCACCGTGAGCATTTCCCGCATTCTGAGATCCAGCCCCGGGCGGCCTACCACAGCGCCAAAGGCGTAATCGGTGATCAGGGCGGGCAGGCTGGCGTCAAGATCACTCAGCCGGTCGGTGACCTTAGCGGCCAGACCGGGTTCAAGACGGTCCATAATGTCTCTGCCATAGCGGGTAAGATCGTTAGTTTGACTCATAAGATTTCTCCAGCACGGTTTGAGCTGAGGCCACGCGCGTCGGGATAACGGCCACGAGCAGCACAGAAAGGCCGATTGCGGCACCGGCTACGATATAGAGCACAGGAACAGATAAAGCAGATACCATCCAGGCACCGGCAGATGCGCCTATACCGATAGCGGCATTGAAAAATGAAACGTAGACAGCAGAAGCCGGGAAGGCTTTATCTTCCGCCAGGCGTAAGACCCACGTCTGAAAGCCCACAAAGATCCCGGATACTGCCACACCCCAGATAACCATCGCGGTGAAAACGGCAGTATCTGAAAGCGCTACACCGGATAATCCCAGCGAAACCAGTACGGTGCTGATAAGCAACACTGAGACACAAACCGTGGCCCTGAGGTATTTATCGATAACCATCCCGGTCAGAAAATTACCGGCGAGGCCTGCGATGCCGTACACAAACAGAACCACCGGTATTAGTGAGGTGGCGAGGGACTGCTGCGTGTGCAGCCAGGGTTCAATGTAGGTAAACGCGGCGAAGTGCGCGGTCACTGCCAGTAACGTGGCCGAATAAATTTTCCACAGCGCAGAGGATCTGAGCACGCTTTTCAGCGCGTCCAGACCGATGGCGCTTTTACTGGCTATCTGCGGAACAAGTACGCTCATGCCGGCAAATGCGATTATGCTGAGTCCCGCCATCAGCCAGAAGGCCAGCCTCCAGCCGAAGTGAATACCGATATAGTTTGATACCGGCACGCCAAACACGCTGGCTGCGGACACGCCACCAAAAACAATCGACGTGGCGGCGCCGATGTATCTGGCCGGCACAATGGAAACCGCCGTTGCTCCGATCATCGCCCAGAATGCACCGTGAGCAAGCGCACCCAGCACGCGCGCTGCAAGCAGCAACGTGTAAGTGTTTACCGTAGCCGCAAGTACGTTAGACAGAAAAAGGATGACCGTCAGCGCAAGCAGAAGCCGCTTCTTGGCAACATTGCCCAGGAAGACTGATGCAATGAGCGCGCTCAGGGCACCGACCCAGGCATAAAGCGAGACCGTCATGCCCACCGCTGATTCAGAAGAGTGAAGTCCTTCCGCCATCGGTGTCAGCAGGCCAACAGGCGCCAGCTCTGTGGTGACGATTGTGAAAGTTGAAAGAGCCAGAATAAACAGGGCAAGCCATAACCTTAAGGACATAGCCTTCGGGGCATTATCTGTATTCATTTTTTTACCTCTGGGATGATTTAAATAACTGGCCAGCACTTTTCTTTCGCGTGCATGGCAAGCTCCGTAGATTTTCCCACGCATACGGGATGGCCGACTGACTCGAGCATAGGGATGTCCGACAGATCATCTCCATAGGCATAACAATCATCAGGACTTATTTTCCTCTGACCGCAAAACTGAATAAGCGCCTCCATTTTCCCTCGACCTATAGTTTGTGGAGTACCTATTTCACCCGTAAGGTACCCCTTATCGGTGATTTTCAGTGGCGCACAGAGGATATCTGTTACGCCAAGATATTTTGCAATTGGTGCAAGAACGGGACGCATGGATCCGGAAATGAAGACCGCAGGCATATTTTGAGCCTGGTGTTTTTTCAGGAGCGCTACCACGCTGCCAATAAAAAAGCTTGAATAAAGCTTGGTGCTGAACCATTTTTCACCGGCCTCCTCCAGCTTCTTATAACTGACGCCAGCGAACTGGCGGTAGTATTCTTTGTTGAGCTGCTCGCGGCATGTCCCTTTTTTTATTTCAGACCTGAAATGCGTCATATAACGTTCAAGTTCTTCATGTTCATTATTTTCACGGCACCAGAAATCGTAAAAATCAAACATGCTTTTGGTCGTTATAATCGTTTCATCAACGTCAAAAAATGCGGCTGCTTTCTGCAAGGTTTATTCCTCGTAATTCTTTCTCCGGCTTTTTACCGGGAAATCTTTATCATGGCCGGGTACGCCCGCATCAGCCCAGCGAGAGGGCGGTATCTCGGTAATCACAACAGATATTTTATCCAGCGGCGCGCCAGTGTGTTTATGCACGGCAAAAGTAATGTCTTCCTGCAAACCGAGAATTTCTCTTTCATTTTTTGCAGGCCATGTGGTGATATGAACAAATGGCATATTTATTTCTCACTTTACTGTAATAAATTCGTCGAAAGAGCGGCTTTTCAGTTTCAGTTGAGCATGAATATCTCCGCCCAGGCCATAAAGTCCTATTGCGCCGCCGTAGCTCTGTCGGGAGCTCATATAGAGCACGACCACGTTAATTATTCGGTTTTCATTACGTTCATGCGCGGGAAACGGATCGGGCAATTCTGCCCAGTAGTCTGCATTGCCGTTGTGATCGGTAATGAATACGTTGGGTATGCCCAGCGGCCCGGGGCGGCTCGGATTTTCGGTCGCCAAATCCTTTTCACGCAGGCTCATGACGGTATAAACACTGTCAGGTACAAGATAGCGAAAAGAAAACTTAAACAGAGCACGCCTGCTGTCTGCCGAAAGATGTACCTCGAGTATGCCCTCAGCTTGTATCCAGTCGGCCAGATTAACCGGAGGGATATGACGCTTGCCATCGCTGCTGCGGTAGTCCGCTATGTAGCCTTCATGCAGTGGGAGGCTGGGGCGGCTTTCGGTATTTGCCAGCGGACGCTGCTCGGGCGCGAACACCATTCCGTAGTTGTTTAACGGGACTGGTAAGGGAAGTGTGTGCAGGATAATATCCCGGCACTCTTCCTGTGACATGTCCTCAATGTCGCGCAGTATCTTATAGGGTGCCGTTTCTCCAAATGCAGGAAGCGGGCTGTCAGCGGCGACAATGACGCTGCGCCATTCAGGTCCGTTTTCTCCCGGTACCATGCCAACCACCACAAAGTTACCCTGCTGGTCCATTACCTCCGCAGGGGGATAAAGCGGCCCCTGGGTGGTAGCAGCCAGACGGTATTTCTGGCTGCGTAATTCAGGCATGCGTCACCCCGGGTGTTGCATCCTGCTGCGCCGCAATTGCTGCCTGCATGGCCGTCTCCGCCAGAGACTTTTCCTTTTCAGAAATCAGCGCTGAAGGGTAAACCGTGAACGACACGTCCATGGTTGCACAAAGCGTCTGGTGCTGAGTCACGCGAACCTGGGCCCTGAAGCGCCCCCTGCGCTCATTGACGTCCTTTTCAAGATATTCGAAATGGACTAGTGCAGGTAAAGGAAACAGGAAGCTTGAAAAATTAATCGCCATGCTGTTGATGACGTAGTAACGTCCTGTTTCCTGCTTGTAAATAAACTCTTCGGTAACGGCGATAAAAGCCTGACGACTTGCCTCAACCAGAAGCATTCCCTGAATGTGCTGACCGGTCTGATGATCGGCCATGAGCTCACAGCGCTCATCGATCAGCAGCGACATGGCAAAAAGGTCACTGTTATGTTCAGTCTGCTCCGCTGAGCCAATCAGAACATTCTGCTCAAGCCGCTTATGGCAGTGTGCATTCTTTTTATCGTTAACCAGTTTTTCCAGAGAGCACATTTTAATCTTATTGCCGTGAGCGGCATTTCTTGACTGATTGGAAATTACCTTTCCCGCAAAATCCTTACGCACACCCTGCCCGATGATAATTTCATGCTCTTTGTCGATAATATTGGCGGGTATTTGCGTCAATAATTCAAGCTGAGAAATTGTCAGAACATCTTTTCCGTTTGCAAATTCATTAAACTTATCGCCGACGACAACCAGTTTTTTACAGTTCATTTGGTTTCCCTCAACAACAACATGCACGATAGATACGGGGGTACAGGCCTTCATTACCTCCGGTGATATAGTTATCACCAGCCTGCTGGATAAAGTTTTTTACAGTTCATTTAGTTTTCCTCAACAACAACAACATGCAATGCACGATAGATACGGGTATACAGACCTTCATTACCTCCGGTGATATAGTTATCACCAGCCTGCTGGATAATTTCCTGATACCGCGCATTGGTAAATGCCTCTTTGTAAGCTTCTTTCTCGCCACTGAACGCAGAGATAAACATCACACCCGGCACGCCGCTGATGAGTGAGTGAAATGCCTCGAAGCTTTCAATTTTATCTTTATTATCTCTTACCACGTTAAAAATAGTCTCATCACGCCACTGGCGATATTGCTGATAGTTATGCGCCGGGACTTCAACGTGACGCAGCTGAATATACGTTGTTTCCGGAAGGTGTTTTTATTGTCGATGGGGATTCAACGAATCTAGCTAGCTAGGGAATAACGTGGCCGGAATAGCCACTGTTTACACATCATCATTAGATTAAATCCATGCAAAAAATATTAATCACGGGCGCAACAGGTTTTCTTGGCGGCGCGGTAACAGGTAATCTGTTAAAGAAAGGTCAAATAAATAATCTGCTGTTGCTTGTCAGGGGAGAAACGCCTGAAGAGGGACTGGAGCGGGTTAAAAAAAATCTGGCGAAGTTCGGGCTGGATAGCACTCTGCTGGACTCTCTGACATCTCAACAAATCCTGGCTGGCGATCTCTCTGAACCCGAGCATTTTACAGCGGATCCCCGGCTTGATGATGTTACTCACGTCCTGAATTGCGCCGCAGTGGCATCGTTCGGGAACAATCCCTGGATCTGGAAGGTAAACGTGGAAGGCACCTTTAAGTTCGCCAGCCGGATGAGCCGGGTCAGTGGACTTAAACGCTTTGTCCATGTGGGAACCGCGATGTCCTGTGCTCCGCGTGCCAACAGTCTGGTGACGGAAAGCGAACTGGCAACCTCCCGTCAGCAGCACATTGTCGAGTACACCTGGAGCAAAGCGACGATTGAAAGAATGATGATGGAGTCCTTACCCACGCTGCCGCTGGTGATTGCACGTCCCTCCATCGTGGTAGGCCATTCGCAATACGGATGTGAACCCTCCGCCAGTATCTTCTGGGTGTTCCGCATGGCGCTCATGCTGGGTAAATTTATGTGTGAGCTGGAAGACCGCATTGATGTTGTGCCGGTGGATTACTGTGCCGATGCGCTCGAATTGCTGCTGACAGCGGATGAAGTGGAGAAGGATGTGTTCCACATTTCTGCCGGAATGAACAGTAGCGTGACTTTTGCTGAAATCGACATCGCGATGGCCAAAGCATCTGGAGATTCCCCAGTCTCTGCCAGCTACCAGAAAGTCAATTACAAAGAATTGAGTGCGGATAAGAAAAATTTTTCGGCACTTTTTGGTCCCTGCAATGAACGCATCATGCTGCGGGCAATGAACCTTTATGGCCACTTTTCAAAGCTTAATGTGGTGTTCAGTAACGAGAAGTTGCTTAAGTTAGGTATGCCGCAATCATCAAAATTTACCGATTATCTTGATCGCTGTGTAGCGTCGACTAAGGGTTCTACGATTGCAGAGTTGATGGAGATTGATTTTAAATAAGCAGGCCGAACCTTAAATATTACTGACATCTAAACAGGCGCAATATATTGCGCCTGTTTCGTACTTCGTCGAGCGCATCCCCGGCATCACCCGGTTTATTCCGTCATTTTTCTTCACGCCCCCTGCTGCGAAATTTCTTCTGT
The window above is part of the Pantoea cypripedii genome. Proteins encoded here:
- a CDS encoding acyltransferase family protein — translated: MTLTKPKPIYGIDIIRFLCAAYVMLFHLSYWIGVPGFTAYKITNGSFDFPWAEGITSAGRVGVDIFFVISGFVIAYSAQGASAAKFVRSRILRLFPAAWICASITLVVALAVDHRSSVEVILSWVRSVLFIPIGDHIDGTYWTLGIECSFYFIIFAVIAINAFNKIEYVMTILTTASTLFCYFIFIYRPDLGWLSQSRPFQLSLIVNACEFGFGYFLYGLLYNGLTKIRCYGIVCGLVGSCILVFHSLHGTDSYLGVFLWLLSSLFIYLSVEFNEYVAEVIGKGGGKIVRILGLSTYPLYLIHQLVGSALMGKLSSFGISQTNCLISALSAMFVLSLAISIFIEPKLRLIITPVVEKTMNKINNFAVAFISYKSSKSQ
- a CDS encoding aldo/keto reductase, with translation MRTRNLSQNLTVSSVGYGAMGLSEFYGQTDDQASLQLLHKLIDLNITFIDTANLYGRGHNERLIGHFLAGLDKTTREQFKIATKCGIDRSPDESYARTINNQPDYITRCCNESLKRLGVERIDLFYLHRVSQATPIEESMECLSRLVSEGKINHIGLCEVSAPTLRRAHAVHPLTALQTEYSLWTRDIEDEILPALKELGIGLVPYSPLGRGFLTGKYRKNSDFGEGDFRKNNERFIQSSLDHNAQLLDVIEPLAEKYSCTTGQVALAWLLAQYDRLVPIPGTKHTCYLTENARAADILLESSDIALLNDIHQRVEIWGGRYSEEGMKGVNA
- a CDS encoding acetyl-CoA C-acetyltransferase: MNEVVIVSAKRTATGAFMGSLSDHSAVALGSCVINALLEDSGVKAGEISQVIMGQVLTAGCGQNPARQSALNAGLPVETQCLTINKVCGSGLKSVHLGMQALLAGEAEFVIAGGQESMSSAPHILMSSRTGMRLGDSNLKDSLVSDGLWDAFDNNHMGVTAENVADEFCISREAQDEFALLSHMKALSAQEQGVFAREIVPVEWQNRKGETLRVDTDEGPRKTTIKKLGQLKPVFRKDGTVTAGNASSLNDGAAAVLLCTRETAAARGLQVLASLGKFANSGIRPALMGAAPVQAIADCLARSGWKPEDVEHLESNEAFAAQALAVISRTGILPERINPYGGAIALGHAIGSSGCRILVTLVHSLVRNNATRGVAALCVGGGEGVALSVYR
- a CDS encoding carboxymuconolactone decarboxylase family protein is translated as MSQTNDLTRYGRDIMDRLEPGLAAKVTDRLSDLDASLPALITDYAFGAVVGRPGLDLRMREMLTVASLVTLGNAMPQLELHMRAALNTGVTPEELLEIVIQMAVYAGVPACMNGLTAYRAAMAATGHTLPGLKGKTYE
- a CDS encoding MFS transporter; its protein translation is MNTDNAPKAMSLRLWLALFILALSTFTIVTTELAPVGLLTPMAEGLHSSESAVGMTVSLYAWVGALSALIASVFLGNVAKKRLLLALTVILFLSNVLAATVNTYTLLLAARVLGALAHGAFWAMIGATAVSIVPARYIGAATSIVFGGVSAASVFGVPVSNYIGIHFGWRLAFWLMAGLSIIAFAGMSVLVPQIASKSAIGLDALKSVLRSSALWKIYSATLLAVTAHFAAFTYIEPWLHTQQSLATSLIPVVLFVYGIAGLAGNFLTGMVIDKYLRATVCVSVLLISTVLVSLGLSGVALSDTAVFTAMVIWGVAVSGIFVGFQTWVLRLAEDKAFPASAVYVSFFNAAIGIGASAGAWMVSALSVPVLYIVAGAAIGLSVLLVAVIPTRVASAQTVLEKSYESN
- a CDS encoding HAD family hydrolase, which produces MQKAAAFFDVDETIITTKSMFDFYDFWCRENNEHEELERYMTHFRSEIKKGTCREQLNKEYYRQFAGVSYKKLEEAGEKWFSTKLYSSFFIGSVVALLKKHQAQNMPAVFISGSMRPVLAPIAKYLGVTDILCAPLKITDKGYLTGEIGTPQTIGRGKMEALIQFCGQRKISPDDCYAYGDDLSDIPMLESVGHPVCVGKSTELAMHAKEKCWPVI
- a CDS encoding tautomerase family protein codes for the protein MPFVHITTWPAKNEREILGLQEDITFAVHKHTGAPLDKISVVITEIPPSRWADAGVPGHDKDFPVKSRRKNYEE
- a CDS encoding AfsA-related hotdog domain-containing protein, producing the protein MKACTPVSIVHVVVEGNQMNCKKLVVVGDKFNEFANGKDVLTISQLELLTQIPANIIDKEHEIIIGQGVRKDFAGKVISNQSRNAAHGNKIKMCSLEKLVNDKKNAHCHKRLEQNVLIGSAEQTEHNSDLFAMSLLIDERCELMADHQTGQHIQGMLLVEASRQAFIAVTEEFIYKQETGRYYVINSMAINFSSFLFPLPALVHFEYLEKDVNERRGRFRAQVRVTQHQTLCATMDVSFTVYPSALISEKEKSLAETAMQAAIAAQQDATPGVTHA